The nucleotide sequence AAAGGGGAGTGTCATGCTGTGATTTAATCATGATGTTTGGCttgcaataaaataaaaggcaaaTGCTTCCCCTTCACAGCTCATTCTCACCAATCACCAGGCCTACTCTTTGGGCAAAGACTCTGTACTTTTGGTTTGGAAAAGTGTCAAAAAGCCCTTGGAATTGGGGTGCCCTGCCCCTCTTCTTTTTGGGGGCAGTGATCATCTATTCTCCTTGCTGGTTGGTGGCCACGACTGTCCTTCATACTGGCAAGCCCCGTTGcacttttttatatttaaaacaaCTCTTTTTTTTCATGCTATCAACGATCTCCCAAACGTGCCCTTAATGTGAACTTCTTGTAAGATAAATCTTACTTCATATTCATCAGCATTTTCGTTGCCCAGTGTCTAAATGCTACTTCTTacattatattaattaacaatttaatcaTCATCATGCCGTTAAACGTTGTCAAATAACTGGATCATACCCCGGCCCAATCTTATACTGGGCTCCTTTAAAACGTTCACAAACATCGGCCCAAATTTGTCCATCAATCTAGTCGGGCCGCTCCCCACAAGATGGGCTCATGAATCCGTAGATGGTGTTGGGCTACCACGTGTCTTTTATCTCATTAGCCAGCATATGACCTTGCAGTTCACTCATTGCAAAATGACTACTATGGGCTTTCGTAGGGGACAAGGCAAATATCAGATTCATATGTCGTATGAGATGATGGTTATGTCCACGTTGGCAATTCAAAGTCATACGCGTCTATTGCTACGCTGACTGCTCTTCCACGGAGCTCCGACGCACTCTCACTGTTTTGACCGTTGGATCCACATAATGGAAACCTGTACGCCGGATGGTAATCAAACTGATGGGAGATCATCGGCTTAGCCACATCCTTTTATTAACGAAAggaattcaatttttatttttattttttttaaaatgacatcaCCATTTACAAATGTTTAGTTTTCATGTTttgatagaaaatgaaaataaacacaaaattaataaaattattaattacatcGTCTAATCTTGTACATCTCTAATAagattattatttcaaaaataaaacaacgATGTAGAGAAGATTTGATAGAAATTTAAACATCTAAACGTAGCATTTATCAAggcaaaaattacaaattttattaaaattattataattaagtgtGTAAATaccattttcattaaaaaagaaaaaagaaacataaataaaaCTGACAACTTTAGCGGGGAAGGGCCaaacttaattaaaatatcaagcGGCAAATAAAAGGGGAGTGAGTAGGGTAAAGGCGGAGAAGGCTCCGACGACGTCAATGCCCATTACTTTGGAGACTCTCTCTAACGCGGCTTGACTGCAGCGAAGAGAGCCGCCTTCGTCAtccttctccttcctcctctttctctctcaagaACTTTCCGTCTCTCTCTATAGCTCCGCCCCTCGGTGGCCTCCCAAGAGGCTTCAAACCATTTCAGGTACTcgctctctcaatttctctcctTTCTGCCGTGAATTGGTTGCCCTGTCTGTGGGTTTCAGCTCTTCCGCTTTGTTTCAGCCGTTGGCCGTCGAATGGTTTGTTTTGTATCTAGTCAAGTGTTTTCGCTTGTGGATTTTGTTGATTTCGCCCAATAATTGCGGTTGATTGATGCTTTTGTATGTCTGCTCGGAAAGGAGCAATAAAATTTGCTGGTCGAAGTTGTGACGGTGTGTATCTCGATGTTGATCTTCATTTGAGTAGAAGGGGATTTCTATTTCTGATGTAGAATGGGGCTGATCTGAACCCGTCAATTCTGGTGGAGTACTGTACCTCTGCTCTTTAGGAGTAGATGTACTTCTCACTAGCATATACTATATATAGTTTGGGTTTCTGGAGTTGATGGTTTGGACAACCTCATATTGCACTTTCTTGATAAAAATACTCACATTTGTGTGATTACTTGTACCCATTAAggctaaaatgaaattttgtaaGTTAGCTAAGAGACAAGTTTTGTTGTCTGGCGGCACAGAATGTTGGTTAGGAAAGCACCAtcatgtataaaatataaatgtaactGAGATggggatgctaagatggatgtgtggctatagcagaaaagataaaattataaatgaggttattcataataacGTCATAGTGGCTCTTATTAAAGATAACATACGTAAATCAGACTAAAATAGTTTGTTCATGTGAGAAGAATAACAATAAAGGCTTATGTGAGAAGAATACCAATGAATGGAACAAATATTTTAGCAAAGAAGTAGAGGAAGATCAGAAGAGTGCGGTCAGATACACTTAGGCGATATTAATTATGGTGGCCTTACAGAAAATTAtgccatagatagaaataaatgaaaaggtagaattcatgtagctgtcCCATATAATAGAATAAAGACTTGGTATGTTGTAGGATATGTGATTACTTGGAAACTTAATCatgtcttatttttcttctttttttaggtacaaaggccaaaaacaaatttaatgagacattttttttcttatttatgttAGAGGTGATTACACAAGTGGTTTCCTTGCTTCCATTAGTTGACATTTTCCTTTTGCCTTCCCTTAACATTCAGTCCCTTCCTCTTGAACTGTATTTGTCTAAAGTTTGCAAGCATTAATATGAAATATGCATGTTATCCTGgcaataatttaaaatctaattttttttcctgcTTTTTATTATGGTGAAATGTTGACATTTTCACGTGAGTACATTCTACTTGGACAATGTTACTGGGTGAAGCATTTCTATTGCTTGGTTGAAATTTAGGGTTTATTGAGATTGTATAATTATATGTTAGTTGAATTGAAATCTATCTTGAAGAGTTTTGGTCGTTTGTGAGGTTACCCACATGGTCGTGGTGTTTTAAGTATCGGGTACTTTGTTGAAGAATGATGTTTCTCTACTTGCTGTCATCATCTAAGCTTAATTATTTCCTTTACTTTTCTTGGGTTAAAGGAGACcacaataaattttctttttcttacatTCACCTTATAGGTTAGATCAGTTTAGGAGATAGGCTTTAGTTTACTTTCCTTATTCGCTTGGTGTACTGAGGTTGCACTCTTTTAGTGTTGTTAATATTATACATAATCTTTTgcttatcaaaacagaaaaaactACTCttagcaaaaagaagaaaaaaagaaaaaaatgactgTTAGTTTTTGTGGTTTTGCTAGATAAATGGCTGCATTACAGAACTTGTGACAACTTTGATCAGTgcaatttctatttttgttctcCCTTTTTGTTGGCTCAATAACTGTGAAATATTCTGTTGTTATCTCAGGGCATTCGTGTACCCTTTAGATCTGTTTTCCATTTGAATCTGTGACTTAACTATTTCAGCTCAATGAAGTGATTTCAAATTGCTGGATCAATTCAAAGCCTCCTGTCATCACTGGGGTAGAGCTGCTGCTCCACCTGAAGCAGGAGCAAGGGGCAAAACCACAATTGTTATCTTTAAAACTATagtttttcttctccttcttcttccccgcatgcgcgaggggggggggggggggggtgttccACTATGTATCAGTAACTGTTTAGTTTCTTCCTGATTGGTTTTTTATTAATCTGTCATTTAGATTAGAACAGAACACCTTTTGTGTTGATCAGCTAGCCTGAAATGAGAAAATAGGCATACATGATTATAAATGAgtatgttgtttcttgcttgAAATGAGATGCGAGTTAATTATTTGACAACTGTATGGACCTGCCTGTTAGGAGGGGTGActaatattttcttgttttcttcttcttgttttttcttgaACTGATTCTGCAGATTATGTTACGAACTAAGCAACTCGGTACCCTTTCCCAGTCTGCTAGGTCATTTTTCTTTAGTGGGTCACGAAGTAGTGCTTCAGATGGAAGTTCATGCACTTGTACTGATGATGAAACTTGTGTATCAAGAAAGCAGCATACTGGGGAAGATGTGTGCAATGCACAAACACCACCCACCTTAGCATCCACAACTAAAGCAAGGCCAGGCTCTATGATATCTGCAGATGCGGGCAAAATGATAAGTTGTCACAAAGTCGAGAATGTCCAACGCCCAGCTTCTCTACCCCAAGTTATATCAACTGCCAGTTCTTTGGGAAGGACAGATCATGCAGTATGTAGCATAAAAGGTGTTCAAAAAGACATGGTGCACTCATCACCTCCCATTGCTGACCAGTTTGTTAAGGTTGGCATTGCAGCCGTAGGTTTTCTGTCTGATTTAGTTAATTATAAGATTCCTATGTCAGATGGGTTTGGAGTTCTTAGCTCACCTCAGAGTTGTATGGTTGATCAAATGAGGCCTATGTCCAACACCAAATCTGCAAATGTGAAAACATATAGAAAGGATAAAGTCCATGGAAAAACATCTGCTGGGGCAGCCTCTGCATCAAACCCAAAAGGTAACTATCATGGTGGGAAAGGTAAAAGTGAAAAGTCCAGTTCTGTTAAAGGTTTCAACAATATCCCTAGCAATGGAACAGGGAATTCTGCTAGCAATTGTGGTGTATCCTCAGATTTTCAAGATAGAAAAAGGTTTTTGCCCAATAGATCAAGAGGCAATACAAATAGGTCTGCCGTACAGACTTCTGAAGGAAGGTTCAGAAGGGACATTGCAGAAGGTTTAAACATACTCCCAAGGGAGGCAAAAGTACCCATGAGAATTTCTCCAGTGGGTAGGCAGTTCACAACCAATGGCCATGTGGTGGAAACAGTTTCTGAAATGTTGCAACAATTGAAATGGGGCCCTGCTACAGAAGAGGCTTTGCGAAGGCTTAACTGTTCGATGAATGTATATCAGGCAAACCAAATCCTTAAGCACCTTCAAGACCATTCAGTTGCTCTTAACTTCTTCTATTGGTTGAAGCAACAAGTTGGATTCAAGCATGATGGGCATACTTACACCACCATGATTGGCATCCTTGGCCGTGTCAGGCAATTTGGTGCAATAAACAAGTTACTCGGTGAGATGATTGAGGATGGATGTCAGCCCAATGTTGTGACATATAACCGTCTCATTCACAGTTATGGTCGTGCAAACTATTTGAATGAGGCAGTCAATGTTTTCAAGCAAATGCAGGAATCAGGGTGTGAACCTGATCGTGTCACGTACTGTACGTTAATTGACATCCATGCTAAAGCCGGCTATCTTGATTTTGCAATGTACATGTATTGGAGAATGCAAGAGGCTGGCCTCTCTCCAGACACTTTCACTTACAGTGTCATCATCAATTGCCTTGGTAAAGCCGGCAACTTGAATGCTGCCCATAAGCTATTCACTGAAATGGTTAGTCAGGGCTGCCAACCCAACTTGGTAACATATAATATCATGATTGCTTTGCATGCCAAAGCAAGGAACTATCCAAGTGCATTAGGGCTTTATTATCAGATGCAAGATGCAGGATTTGAGCCAGACAATGTGACCTACAACATCGTAATGGAAGCTCTTGGCCATTCTGGATATCTTGAAGAAGCTGAAGCAGTTTTTGCAGAAATGAAACAGAAGAACTGGGTACCTGATGAGCCTGTTTATGGTCTCCTCGTGGACCTGTGGGGAAAGGCTGGGAATTCAGAAAAGGCTTTGGGTTGGTATCAAGCTATGCTCAATGCGGGTTTGCGCCCCAACGTTCCTATATGCAATTCCCTTCTCAGTGCTTTTCTTCGGGTACATCAGCTGTCCGATGCATACAATTTGCTCCAGGACATGCTTAGTTTGGGGCTAAGCCCTTCGCTTCAGACTTACACTTTACTCCTCAGTTGTTGCACTGAGGCCCAAACACCTTTTGACATGGGTTTTTGCTGTGAGCTCATGGCTACCACGGGCCACCCAGCACATGCATTTCTACTGTCAATGCCAGGCGCTGGACCTGATGGCCAGAACGTGCGTGATCATATGAGAAGCTTCCTGGACCTGCTGCACAGCGAAGACAGAGAGAGCAAGAGGGGACTTGTTGATGCAGTGGTAGACTTTCTGCACAAGTCAGGACTCAAGGAGGAGGCTGGATCTGTTTGGGAGGTGGCTGCAGAGAAGAATGTGTACCCAGATGCACTTAAGCAGAAAAGTTCATGTTATTGGCTCATCAACCTGCATGTTATGTCAGACGGAACTGCAGTGATAGCACTTTCCCGGACACTTGCCTGGTTTCGTAAACAAATGCTTGCGTCGGGTTCTTGTCCCAGCCGCATTGACATTGTGACGGGGTGGGGCCGGCGCAGCAGGGTCACAGGAGCTTCCTTGGTCAGGGATGCAGTGCGGAATCTGCTAGGTATGttcagctttcctttcttcACTGAGAACAACAATACTGGGTGTTTTGTGGGTTATGGGGAGCCTCTTAGCAGATGGCTACTCCAATCTTACGTGGAACGGATGCACCTATTGTAGTTGATGATGGGTGTTTTGGGTCCGTGATTGTAGCTAATCAGTTTTGTTGTGGGAAGTGGACTCCTAGTAGTATGTACCTCGTTTCGGCTGGCTGTGGTGTGAAATTAAGAGCAACCTATTTAAATGCCCACTTAAAACTGTTCAATCCTAATGGGCCTGGTTGAATCTCTGATGCTTTTAGTGGGCTGGCCCCGGTACAACTAATAGTTCGAGGAACAAAACTGGGTCAAGCCCTGGCTTGTGtataatgaataaaaattaaaattcatgtaactgacttatataatagataaaattttgatattgctACTGTTATTGTTAGTTGTTTTGAGGATGAACCTTGGTAGTTGTATGGTTGCTCTCGATTGTGATTTTTATgttacaaattattattattttttgttcagttATTAGTAACATATTTAACACATGAGATAGGTTTCGAATCATTGTTTTTTGTTGAGTTTAGTGATTCGatattaaagtgtattttacATGGGTAAGAGTTGGGAAAGGGAAAATCTAATGAAGGAAGAAGTAAACAAAATTTGACTTTACcctaatgccatttttttttattacaaattaagAATATATTGTATACAAAATTAACTCCTTTTTAACCTTAACTAAGGACAAAATGTGGTCACATTTGTTTAATTGATGACTTGGGTTAGGTTCACAACTTTCTTTCAAGGGAAGGGAGGTAAGAATGGCCACGAGTGCAGTTCACCGGGGAATTTATCCATTTggatagaaataattttaaatttaaatgtttgtTTAGTTAAATTGTGTAGATAGATTTAGAATTATAAtcatgagtcgagttttgctaGGTTTTGCTCAACTTGACTCAACAAACTTAAGCTTGAGCTCAACTCGTCAATTCAGTTGAAGAACTGAGCTTAGGGTTAAGCTTGCCATCACTAAAAAATGAGATTGTGTGAGGGCGGCAATAGAAAAAATGGTATATAGCGACGACCAAAGAGAGAATGTAGCAATGGTCAGCAATGAGAGGAAGATGGAGAAGAGAAGTAGAACAAACAATATAGactattaaagaaaaaaagaataggCAACAAAGAGAACGGGAGAGAGAAGCAAAAAATGAGTTTCTTAAATAGAGAAATTGCATCACTAAAtctaataaatgatataatgatgatatgtatatatatgtacatatgttaaataatatatttataaaatatatatcgaatatatacatatattatttaattataaaataatatatttataaataaagttGTTTTCATGAATTAATCGTGAACTTCTAATCGAGCCTGTTTGCGAATTTCTAATCGAATCAACTCATGAG is from Diospyros lotus cultivar Yz01 chromosome 2, ASM1463336v1, whole genome shotgun sequence and encodes:
- the LOC127793821 gene encoding pentatricopeptide repeat-containing protein At1g74750-like isoform X1, producing the protein MIMLRTKQLGTLSQSARSFFFSGSRSSASDGSSCTCTDDETCVSRKQHTGEDVCNAQTPPTLASTTKARPGSMISADAGKMISCHKVENVQRPASLPQVISTASSLGRTDHAVCSIKGVQKDMVHSSPPIADQFVKVGIAAVGFLSDLVNYKIPMSDGFGVLSSPQSCMVDQMRPMSNTKSANVKTYRKDKVHGKTSAGAASASNPKGNYHGGKGKSEKSSSVKGFNNIPSNGTGNSASNCGVSSDFQDRKRFLPNRSRGNTNRSAVQTSEGRFRRDIAEGLNILPREAKVPMRISPVGRQFTTNGHVVETVSEMLQQLKWGPATEEALRRLNCSMNVYQANQILKHLQDHSVALNFFYWLKQQVGFKHDGHTYTTMIGILGRVRQFGAINKLLGEMIEDGCQPNVVTYNRLIHSYGRANYLNEAVNVFKQMQESGCEPDRVTYCTLIDIHAKAGYLDFAMYMYWRMQEAGLSPDTFTYSVIINCLGKAGNLNAAHKLFTEMVSQGCQPNLVTYNIMIALHAKARNYPSALGLYYQMQDAGFEPDNVTYNIVMEALGHSGYLEEAEAVFAEMKQKNWVPDEPVYGLLVDLWGKAGNSEKALGWYQAMLNAGLRPNVPICNSLLSAFLRVHQLSDAYNLLQDMLSLGLSPSLQTYTLLLSCCTEAQTPFDMGFCCELMATTGHPAHAFLLSMPGAGPDGQNVRDHMRSFLDLLHSEDRESKRGLVDAVVDFLHKSGLKEEAGSVWEVAAEKNVYPDALKQKSSCYWLINLHVMSDGTAVIALSRTLAWFRKQMLASGSCPSRIDIVTGWGRRSRVTGASLVRDAVRNLLGMFSFPFFTENNNTGCFVGYGEPLSRWLLQSYVERMHLL
- the LOC127793821 gene encoding pentatricopeptide repeat-containing protein At1g74750-like isoform X2, which translates into the protein MLRTKQLGTLSQSARSFFFSGSRSSASDGSSCTCTDDETCVSRKQHTGEDVCNAQTPPTLASTTKARPGSMISADAGKMISCHKVENVQRPASLPQVISTASSLGRTDHAVCSIKGVQKDMVHSSPPIADQFVKVGIAAVGFLSDLVNYKIPMSDGFGVLSSPQSCMVDQMRPMSNTKSANVKTYRKDKVHGKTSAGAASASNPKGNYHGGKGKSEKSSSVKGFNNIPSNGTGNSASNCGVSSDFQDRKRFLPNRSRGNTNRSAVQTSEGRFRRDIAEGLNILPREAKVPMRISPVGRQFTTNGHVVETVSEMLQQLKWGPATEEALRRLNCSMNVYQANQILKHLQDHSVALNFFYWLKQQVGFKHDGHTYTTMIGILGRVRQFGAINKLLGEMIEDGCQPNVVTYNRLIHSYGRANYLNEAVNVFKQMQESGCEPDRVTYCTLIDIHAKAGYLDFAMYMYWRMQEAGLSPDTFTYSVIINCLGKAGNLNAAHKLFTEMVSQGCQPNLVTYNIMIALHAKARNYPSALGLYYQMQDAGFEPDNVTYNIVMEALGHSGYLEEAEAVFAEMKQKNWVPDEPVYGLLVDLWGKAGNSEKALGWYQAMLNAGLRPNVPICNSLLSAFLRVHQLSDAYNLLQDMLSLGLSPSLQTYTLLLSCCTEAQTPFDMGFCCELMATTGHPAHAFLLSMPGAGPDGQNVRDHMRSFLDLLHSEDRESKRGLVDAVVDFLHKSGLKEEAGSVWEVAAEKNVYPDALKQKSSCYWLINLHVMSDGTAVIALSRTLAWFRKQMLASGSCPSRIDIVTGWGRRSRVTGASLVRDAVRNLLGMFSFPFFTENNNTGCFVGYGEPLSRWLLQSYVERMHLL